From Thermogladius calderae 1633, a single genomic window includes:
- a CDS encoding 2-oxoacid:acceptor oxidoreductase family protein has protein sequence MRHEILIVGRGGQGVLLLGRLIGLVASKYMNYYTSGTEHYASETRGGESRVDMVIADSLEEALNFVSVTNPYVMILLYPYNLENYLKLARKETFVFLDRTFYQGEVRTEAKLYAQEYTRLAERLLNNPRVANILLLGHVVKVTNLLPLDYVKMGIAEILDMRYHKANFKALEAGFNLPA, from the coding sequence TTGAGGCACGAGATACTCATCGTCGGGAGAGGGGGCCAGGGCGTCCTGCTACTAGGCAGGCTGATCGGCCTGGTGGCGTCTAAGTACATGAACTACTACACGTCCGGGACAGAGCACTACGCCTCCGAGACGAGGGGCGGTGAGAGCAGGGTCGACATGGTCATAGCTGACAGTCTCGAGGAGGCCTTAAACTTCGTCTCCGTCACTAACCCTTACGTAATGATACTCCTGTACCCCTACAACCTCGAGAATTACCTCAAGCTAGCCCGGAAAGAGACGTTCGTCTTCCTTGACAGGACCTTCTACCAGGGGGAGGTCAGAACAGAGGCCAAGCTCTACGCCCAGGAGTACACGAGGCTGGCAGAGAGGCTGCTGAACAACCCGAGAGTCGCGAACATACTCCTCTTGGGCCACGTCGTCAAGGTAACGAACCTACTGCCTCTCGACTACGTGAAGATGGGTATAGCAGAGATACTGGACATGAGGTATCACAAGGCAAACTTCAAAGCCCTCGAGGCCGGCTTCAACCTCCCCGCTTGA
- a CDS encoding thiamine pyrophosphate-dependent enzyme, whose product MALAKLTLHPLDKYLRTDRLPHIWCPGCGIGIALGAMLRAIDRRINEGRLDRNKVVFVTGIGCSARVSFYVDFDSAHTLHGRALPFATGVKLANPSLEVIVVGGDGDVAGIGGNHLLHAAKRNIDLFVVMITNFVYAMTGGQLAPTTPLKVYTTTTPHGNPEPPLNVIKLVASLNANYVARASITTPHYIEMFTYKALGMKGFRFLEVISTCPEVYGRHIGLRNPVTMFEELKKRVKYKPNPVIDESDIDWEKGIVIGEYVVRNNPSYLDLVKRG is encoded by the coding sequence ATGGCTCTAGCCAAGCTGACCCTACACCCCCTAGACAAGTACCTGAGGACCGACAGGCTCCCCCACATATGGTGCCCCGGTTGCGGGATAGGCATAGCACTAGGCGCAATGCTGAGGGCCATTGACAGGAGGATAAACGAGGGGAGGCTCGACAGGAACAAGGTCGTCTTCGTTACCGGTATCGGCTGCTCCGCTAGAGTTTCCTTCTACGTAGACTTCGACTCTGCTCACACGCTCCACGGGCGCGCCCTACCGTTCGCCACGGGTGTCAAGCTCGCGAACCCGAGCCTAGAGGTCATAGTCGTCGGTGGCGACGGGGACGTAGCCGGTATAGGCGGCAACCACTTGCTGCACGCTGCCAAGAGGAACATAGACTTGTTCGTCGTGATGATAACCAACTTCGTGTACGCTATGACCGGTGGTCAGCTGGCCCCGACCACGCCGTTGAAAGTCTACACGACTACCACCCCTCACGGGAACCCCGAGCCGCCTCTCAACGTGATAAAGCTGGTCGCGAGCCTCAACGCGAACTACGTTGCGAGGGCCAGCATCACGACACCGCACTACATTGAGATGTTCACTTACAAGGCTCTTGGGATGAAGGGGTTCAGGTTCCTCGAGGTGATAAGCACGTGCCCCGAGGTCTACGGCAGGCACATCGGGTTGAGGAACCCGGTTACGATGTTCGAGGAGCTGAAGAAGAGAGTGAAGTACAAGCCCAACCCGGTGATAGACGAGTCCGACATAGACTGGGAGAAGGGGATCGTCATAGGGGAGTACGTCGTCAGGAATAACCCGTCGTACCTCGACTTGGTCAAGAGGGGTTGA